The following DNA comes from Fundulus heteroclitus isolate FHET01 chromosome 1, MU-UCD_Fhet_4.1, whole genome shotgun sequence.
GATGCAATTAATTGAGTTATTGTACATCGTGACAGGCCTCATGTCGAGTACTTTTTACTCACCGGTTTGGTATGATAATAAATGTACAAGAAGTCAAAAATCTCTATTGTGACATCTGAAAACACTTAAGCTTCTAAAACTAGCAACTCAGTTTCTTCAAGTTCCTGAAAGATCAGACAATAatccatttgttttgtgttaaatGTCATATTTACCGACCTTTGttaactttatttaaccagTTAAAAGACATCGTTCAAAAGGGTGTTCTGGCTAAGGAAGGCAGCAGCTCGCATCATAGAGGACAACAGTAACAAATCaaccattaaaataaatagaggGATCCATTTGATTAATTTATTAGAATGTATTCACATATTCTATGTGTTGTCTAGCTATGTCAGTTTGACTTTGACTAGATTTGTGTAGATGAATTAAATCCTATACACCCTTTGTGAAAAATACTCCTTGTAGTGCCTGAAAGCATCTCACAAGGGTTATTCAGTTTCTTCAAGCTTCTGCAAAGCTCTCTTTGGATTATTGCAAAGGATTTTCTTTGCTTTATCCAGtgcaagtatttattttttctgtagaattttaaaacagatattccaagaaaatacattttctgacaCTCTGTGATGTTAGAACACTGTataaaaaagatgaataatGTATCCAgggtaaatatttattttaatgcaggTTGTTAGAGATAAAAGAAGTGAATACAGCACCTACTGCCATTATATCTGAGGACTGAACATCGCCCTCAGGTACCCGTGCACTCCTTTACCGTAAGACCTCACGTATGCGCGCAGCAGATTTTTATACCACTGTCGTAAACATGTTGTATAAAATTGAATGGTGCGTTTACCTGCTTTGGTTTTGTTCACGGTGCCGTGAGCTCCGGACACCTGCCACATCCCGTTCAGGACCCGGCAGATCTCCAGACCTCCGGCGAGCCTCACTTTGGGAACCGAGGAGGACATGCTGTTGTCGGGACAGCTTTTCACTTCTCGCCGCGGtaggaataataaaaacaaaagcataatTCAACCAAATCCCCATCGTAGCAGCATTAAATGGCTTCCACTTAGAGTGTATGTTACTTACATTGTGCGGTCTTAAAGTCTCGCTACAGCCAAAGCCACCGCTCACTGCTCATGAATGAGGAGCTGTGCTCATGTTGTTACAAAATACTTCAGTGGACGCGTTACAAAACATGCGGCTCTTTTGACCGCTAGATGGCGCCCTttgattgaaaataaaacatcccGTCGGTAGTGGCGCTGCTGCCCCCTACTGGGCAGAGTCTAACATGACTAATGAAGCCCTCCAAAGCAAAAAAGGAGACCAAAACATTTCAAAGCGTTAAATAATGAGTCAAAGACAGATAAATCAGTAAGAAAGTATCTTTACTTCACATTTACAGAAAACGTATTTAAAATTTCATTCtgctttggctgtttttttcttcttctttctttttctcctctttttcttgcTGGACGAACCGTCAGCGTCTCCCGCTGCAAACGTCAGTGTCTCCTCTGCATCGGAGGAGTTTTCCTCTGCAGCATCGGGTTTCATTTCAACGGCAGAAGGAGCAGGCGGCATCCTGTCAGCTTCACTGTGACGGGGTGAACAACAGGTCAAAAACATTTAGCTTAAATGATACCAGCCCCCCTTTCTcagatacaaataaatgaatgtgCCAGCTTAATTTCCTATAACTATACCTGTAAGACATTTTCACAACAACAATCAATACAGCATGTGAGAACTGATCACATTCATCTCATTTTGTTTCATGAAGggcaaataaatatataaagaaacagAGTTGTAATAATTTCCCTGAAGTTAGGATCCATTTCTAAGCAGGTTAAAGAGAGCGGAAATTGTTCAAGAAAACTGACTTCTCCAAATAAGCTCAATCAGAACCTGTCATGAGAACCAATGTTCACCTTATCGGAACTGCTGGTTTCTCCTTCATACTCCCAGCGTCGCTAACTTTTTCCAGCAGAGCCACAAAAAAGCCGTGTGTGCGGGTCTTGGTGGGACTGGCCCGTAAACACTGGGAGAGCGGCTCCTGCCCTCGTTCGGGCCACTGAGGCAGCAATGGTACTAAcctagaaaagaaaacacaaaagcttTCATGTAAGGTTTACCCATAAATCCTTCATAAATCTACTTTGGTTTGGGTTTGACACGACAAAAAATAGCAGATTAAATATGGGACAGCATCAGTGTAGCCAATCCACTTcataaatctatttattttctacTTCAGGTACGTGTGCAAATATGAGTGcagctgctcctctctgcattTCAACCCTGACAGATGGATACAGTGAACTGCTAACATCGACGCATTTTCctcatgttgtgaattggtcaATCCCAGCGTACCAACAGTGAGCTGGCAGCCACTGTCGTTTAGAAACCAGAGGCCTTTTTATTATTAGTGTCAATCGATAAATTCTGGTCCACAGAATTAGCAACATACATGAACAAAAGCAGGTAAAATAAATTGGCTTTTTGGGAGACAAAATTTATCCGATCCACGTTAACCTTCACTTTCAGTGCGTACATATCTACGGGGGGAGCTGCAAAATCTCCACACATGCTCATTATGCTCTATTTACTGTTCTAAACGATCAGCAATTGAGTGCAGGCAGAGGCAGGGTTCATAAATTGGTCCTACAGCCGACTGAGAAACTCTGAAATCAGTCACTGCTGGCTAAAAATGCTTTCGTCCTCAGACgctgaacgtttttttttcttttttatccaaGTCGTGTCAGATAAGCAGCCAACCATGCTATTGAATTACTATCTCCCAAAGTCAGCCTGGATGTGATCAGCACCTTTAAATCTTCAAAGTAAATCCACtgggaaaaataaatcacacactAAACACGCTGAACATCATTTTGTATTCTTTGTTATTTATAGCTTGAGTTTCTCTGGTGCAGGACAAacctaacctggccagccagattgataatgtgcagcactctccgttctgcacattatttatctgggtctgctcccacTGAATCCGTTTAGGGAAAGGAAGGACATACAGCaaaactctctgagctgattgggcgaagcgacacctggtgcccacctaccaaaggctggttttagccaatcatggtatcaaactAAAAACGTAAACAGCTggtatgagaaaccacaacaaggtaagctagtcaaggcgcCTTTTGGTGTCCTTcattcaaagaagaaattgtggattcttccAAAACAGAAgcgatagcagcagctacacctgctgccatgtttgtgctGGTTCGGCTCTCGCTTACGTCTCACCGGTGCGTCCCGCCTTAatcataatactgcaacgtgattggcccgaaccggtttttggttcggtcacaaacggttgaagccggagcggttCAAggtggattctcgtgtgtttgtgaacgcataGACACGGCGGGAATTCATCCTGCGGGCGAGGTTAGTCCACATAGACAGAAACCTGCCTGGGCGGCATGATATGAGACCTGGCTTTGGACTAAACGGTATCCTCTGCTCGTCCCGATGAACGATGATAAACGGAGGCCGATGAGAGGTGGCTTTAGACTCACTTTTTTCCACAAGGTATTTCAACCTGTTTTAAACCTAATGACTGCAGCTAATGATGTGACCTGATTATCTAAGCATTTGGAACTTTAAAGAAAGGAATTGgatactccacattacttcagactttttgaattgagaaagcttcctggataggaagtgaaacgtcttcaaactacggaaaacaagtccagtcgctttatttttttactttgtttttttggaataaccATGACCTGGacgactgagaatcttcaccagtgaATTGGTCAAATGTAAATATAAAGTTAcgaaatgctggtgaagattctcagtcatccaggtcaaaatcattccaaaaaaggttaaaaaacaaaacagctggacctttttccgaagtttgaagacatttcgctttcCATCcaggagttccaagctttatactactgcccaacaaaggccttgtaatggctttgTTGGgtaaattcaacagaaaaccctttgtaatggggagtcgttagggtcattgtttgtactattgccctttttgggcaatagtataaaagcttggaactccacactactccagacattttgaattgagaaagcttcttggatgggaagcgaaacgtcttcagacttcggaaacaagtccagttgttttgttttttaactttttttggaatgatcatgacctggatgactgagaatcttcaccagcatttctTAACTTTATATTTGACCAATTCCTTCCTTTAATGTTCCAAATGGATAGATAATCAGGTCACATCAGCTGCAGTCATTAGGTTTAAAACAGGTTGAAATACctttttggaggaaaaaaaggtaaGAAATGCTGGAAGAAAAGACATCACTGAGTGGGGATGGAGACATCACGTGTTCCCTGTTGTAGAGGCGAAACATACGCACAGATTAACTTACCTGACGTtggggttctgctgcagacagGCAGTGATGACTTCCTCGTTCTCCTGGCTGTGGATGGAGCAGGTGGAGTAGACCAGGCGCTTCAGGCGGGGGAACCTGAGGCCGTGGTTCAGGCAGCGGAGCTGGAAGGACGCCAGCGACGCCAGACGagccttctcctcctcctggtcgGCTGCGTCGTCGTCCCGCAGACACACCATACCTGGACCACAAACGTTTTGGTTAGCTTCAATCAGGCTAGGCTGTTGTCACAGCTCGTCTCTACACGGCAGGAGCCGGGTACCTGAACCGCTGCAGGACGGATCCAGCAGGATATATTCCACGTCTTTATACTGGGGACCATCAGGGTCCACCTTTAGGAAATCCTGGTTGGCCAGCTGGTGGCAGGTGACCCCGGCTCGGAGCAGCAGCGTGGACATGGTGGCCAAGCGCTTCCCGTCCAGATCAAACGCAAACAGCCGTCCTCTGTTCTCCATGATGGCCGCCAGGTGGCTGGTCTTGTTGCCAGGCGCAGCACAAGCGTCGATGACGTGGCTGCCCGGCGGGGGGTCGAGGAGATGCGCAGGGAGGCAGCTGGCTTTGTCCTGCAGAATGATGTGACCGGCCTTGTACAGGAAGTGATCGTGGAAGTCTGCTTTAGGGGAAAACACCAGGAGCTCAGGCAGGTGCTGGTCCATCATGAAGTCTTTGTTCTTCAGGGTGAAGTtctccagcttcagagcctggCCCCGGTAGCAGAAGCCATCCCTCTTCAGGTAGTCCACAGCGTCCCCCACGGTGGTCTTCAGCGTGTTCACGCGCACGTACCTGGGCAGCAGGTCCCCGGGGGCCCGCAGGACGCTGGCCGGAAGGAGGTCTTCATTCCTGCTGACTTTCCTCCGCACCTTCATGCGGGCCAGCTCCGCCTGCAGGCGGGGCCGCTGCTTCATCAGCTTGGCCTTCCAGGCGCCGCCGCACTTCAGCCCCCGGCCGATCAGCACGTCGTACACCAGCACCTTGGCCAGGGGCATCTTCAGCTTGGTGTGCTTCAGCAGCTTGGTGGCCTCGATGATCTCCTGCAGCACGGAGGAGAACTTCTGCGTCTCGCAAACCAGAGCGAAGAGCTGCTTGATGTTGGGAAACTTACTGTCGTAAACCAGCGTCTTCAGGGCGCCCTGCTTCATCTCGGCTTTCTGCAGGATCTCCGCGGCTTTGATGTACAGAGCCATGGCGCTGGGAGGTCCTCCCTCAGCGACGCCTCGCCAGCGAGTTGTCTGAGTTCTACTTTAGCAACCTGTCCGCCGCCTTTTCCGCCCTCCCTCGTTGTCTCGATGCCGATGACTTCAGGAGAAAGTTGGGTTTATTTCGCTGGCGTGATCACAGCGGATTCCTCCATGTTTGCGCCATGTGAGGGGAAGGGTCGTGACTCCGGAAGCAAAATGTGACGCGTTGGTTCTATGTGACGTAGCCGTCAcctccagccaatcacagattttctttaaaaacatttattattatgattGGAAATAATATAAGAAAGACTACACTAAGACAGAATTATACATTGTGAACAATTAGTGTCCATGTCCACCGAAAACTGGGGGGGGGATTAGAGAGaagaaatattacaaaaaataaacaaaaatcataCAAAAAACTCTCTTACTGCCATAATGAATCATATTATTTGTCCCTGTATGAAGGATTAGAGACTTTGGATCTTAGCATTCTAACGAAGCAGATAATTGTATAGAATGGCGTAAAGCAGCAAAATGAGCCTATTCTATATAAAATTATACATCTGTATTGAGATTTAACATATCTCTAGGAAAGCAGGGAACCAAACATAGAAACATAAATCATATATGTGAATAATTTATTCTGCCAGTAACAGGAATTCCACTCCAAAATGAAGTTAGATTTCTCGCGTTGgtagtaaaatatatttttttgtaaagatagTGTAAGTTTGTTTTCAAATGCACCAAAATAGCTTACAAAAATATGAATGTTGTTAATTATAAATTCAGTGTGTTTGTCTTGGTTTATTATTCCAAATTTTATATTTGAGGGAGAACAGACATGTATATTTAGGGATCTGGAACACAACCAGTCATGGACTGATTTCCAAAGATTTAGAATTTTGCTAAAATTATAGAATAAGTATTCAGCTGATTCTTCTTCTAACGCATAGAGGTAACACTTGTCAACATTGAATGGAGGGGTAgataaagattgttttaaaGTGGACCTCTTTATATTTTGGTGCataggaagcagagccgtagtttaacacacctctctgcagcttctgtactgttacccacccattatcctattgagacggtgtctttcccacggccaaaacttaacagatcaaaaacttatctaaaaggaacaaatcataaaaacctaataaaaatcaatacggttcaccttgaacctaaaaataaaataataaaatgtggtctattaaatataaggtctctccctccaaagactttgttagttaatgaattgatttctgata
Coding sequences within:
- the nsun5 gene encoding probable 28S rRNA (cytosine-C(5))-methyltransferase, whose protein sequence is MALYIKAAEILQKAEMKQGALKTLVYDSKFPNIKQLFALVCETQKFSSVLQEIIEATKLLKHTKLKMPLAKVLVYDVLIGRGLKCGGAWKAKLMKQRPRLQAELARMKVRRKVSRNEDLLPASVLRAPGDLLPRYVRVNTLKTTVGDAVDYLKRDGFCYRGQALKLENFTLKNKDFMMDQHLPELLVFSPKADFHDHFLYKAGHIILQDKASCLPAHLLDPPPGSHVIDACAAPGNKTSHLAAIMENRGRLFAFDLDGKRLATMSTLLLRAGVTCHQLANQDFLKVDPDGPQYKDVEYILLDPSCSGSGMVCLRDDDAADQEEEKARLASLASFQLRCLNHGLRFPRLKRLVYSTCSIHSQENEEVITACLQQNPNVRLVPLLPQWPERGQEPLSQCLRASPTKTRTHGFFVALLEKVSDAGSMKEKPAVPISEADRMPPAPSAVEMKPDAAEENSSDAEETLTFAAGDADGSSSKKKRRKRKKKKKTAKAE